Proteins encoded within one genomic window of Pantoea sp. CCBC3-3-1:
- a CDS encoding transcription termination/antitermination NusG family protein, translating into MKWYVLQFTTTRFAAVFKHLERLNFSYYCPMATEKYRRPDKQLSYRERLTPLFPGYLFIQADFDEVHTTSITGLPHIQRFIAFGGEPLAVPDDEICNVQKGERNQLASDENPRLVEIMLMSEPRMRSIAMLNYITEKSLSHKMKRKKNDCHKEKICNKAQAAT; encoded by the coding sequence ATGAAATGGTATGTTTTGCAGTTCACCACGACAAGATTTGCAGCCGTTTTTAAACATCTCGAACGGCTTAACTTCTCCTACTATTGCCCTATGGCTACTGAAAAGTATCGCCGTCCTGATAAGCAACTGTCATATCGTGAAAGATTAACTCCGCTTTTTCCTGGCTACCTCTTTATCCAGGCTGATTTTGATGAAGTGCATACAACTTCTATCACTGGTCTTCCACATATACAGCGCTTTATCGCATTTGGTGGCGAACCCTTAGCGGTTCCCGATGATGAGATCTGCAACGTACAGAAAGGAGAGCGTAACCAACTCGCTTCTGATGAAAATCCTCGTTTAGTGGAAATTATGCTGATGAGCGAGCCACGTATGCGCAGCATTGCAATGCTCAACTACATCACGGAAAAAAGCCTATCCCACAAAATGAAACGGAAGAAAAATGACTGTCACAAAGAGAAAATCTGCAACAAAGCGCAAGCCGCAACGTAA